In Neptuniibacter halophilus, the genomic stretch CAGGTAATCACCCGGGGATTCACCAACCTGAGGCCGGGCCAGAGCGTTCAGATTTCAGGCTCTGGCCGCGAGAAACAGGAATAAATCATGCTGCACTCGCGGGGATTAGCGAACTGGTCGATCAGCCATCCGGTCGGCGTGGTGATGATTGCTCTGGCGGTGATGGTGGTCGGCCTGTTCAGCCTGCATCGGCTTTCAATAGATCTGTTACCCCATATTATCTATCCCGAGATCCGGGTACGAGTGCTGGATAACGGTGTCCCGCCCTCCATAATGGAAGACAAAATCACCCGTCAGTTGGAGGAACAACTGGCGATCACCGAAGATGCTTACCACGTTCAGTCAAACACAACCCGTGGCGTCAGCACGGTCGACCTCTCCTTTGATTATGGCAAAGATATCGACATCGCCCTGCGCGATGCCAGCACCCGGCTGGATCGGGCCAAACGGTTCCTGCCGGACTCCATCGATCCGCCGGTGATCTATAAACTGGACCCGTCACAGATTCCGGTGATGGAATTTGTGGTCAGCTCCGCTGAACTCGACAGCACCCGGTTACGTGACTGGACCGATAACACCCTCTCCAAGTGGCTGCTCAATCTGCCCGGCGTCGCCGCCGCAGAAGTGGGCGGGGGTGTCGTGCGGGAGGTGCATGTTATCCCGGATCAGCAGCGCCTGAAGGCATACGGCCTGAGCTATACGCAGGTGATTGATGCTATCCGGTCCGCCAACAGTGATGATTCGATTGGCCGCATCGATATGTCCGGCTATGAGATTGCCAGCCGGATCAGCGGCCGGTTGCAGACCATAGATGAGCTGAAACAATTACCGATCGCTGAGAACAACGGTCAGACACTGTTTCTGACCGATGTGGCACAGGTTGAATCTTCCGCCGAAGATGAACGCATTCTGATCCGCGCCAATGGCACTTCCGGTATCAAACTCTCCATACAGAAGCAGCCCACCGCAAACACCACCGAAGTCGCCGCTTACGTTAAACAACGTCTCGCCTGGCTGCAGTCGGAACGGATTATTCCCACGGAGATTCAGGTAACAGCGATCTCCGACCAGTCGATCTATATTACTCAGTCCCTGAGTAATGCCGCGATGGCCGCGATCAGTGGCGCCCTGCTGGCGATGGCAGTGGTGTATATGTTCCTCGGCAATCTGCGCCATACCCTGATTATCGGCAGTGCGATTCCGATCGCTATAATGTTTACCTGTGTCCTGATGGGGCTTGGCGATCTGACATTAAACATTATGACACTGGGCGGGCTGGCGCTGGGCATCGGCATGCTGGTCGATAACACCATTGTTATGCTGGAAAACATCAACCGCCATCAGCAAAACCATGAACAGCCCATGCAGGCCGCACAAACGGCGGCGACTGAGGTTAACAGCGCGATTATCGCTTCTACCTCGACCAACCTCTGCGCCGTACTCCCCTTCCTTTTTATCGGCGGCCTGACCGGCCTGCTGTTTCAGGAACTGATTATTACCATTTCCGCAGCGATTTTTGCCTCCATGATTATCGCCCTGACACTGGTTCCTGCGCTCGCTGCGCGCAGCCGTATTCTCATTCGCGAAGGTCGCAGTAAACGCCGCTGGTTTGACCGGGTGATGCGTAACACTCAGGCCGCTTATGCCTCTGCTCTGGGGATCTTTCTCAACCGCCCCGGGTTTACCTTCTGCGCTTTTATTCTCGCACTGGGGCTGAGCG encodes the following:
- a CDS encoding efflux RND transporter permease subunit — translated: MLHSRGLANWSISHPVGVVMIALAVMVVGLFSLHRLSIDLLPHIIYPEIRVRVLDNGVPPSIMEDKITRQLEEQLAITEDAYHVQSNTTRGVSTVDLSFDYGKDIDIALRDASTRLDRAKRFLPDSIDPPVIYKLDPSQIPVMEFVVSSAELDSTRLRDWTDNTLSKWLLNLPGVAAAEVGGGVVREVHVIPDQQRLKAYGLSYTQVIDAIRSANSDDSIGRIDMSGYEIASRISGRLQTIDELKQLPIAENNGQTLFLTDVAQVESSAEDERILIRANGTSGIKLSIQKQPTANTTEVAAYVKQRLAWLQSERIIPTEIQVTAISDQSIYITQSLSNAAMAAISGALLAMAVVYMFLGNLRHTLIIGSAIPIAIMFTCVLMGLGDLTLNIMTLGGLALGIGMLVDNTIVMLENINRHQQNHEQPMQAAQTAATEVNSAIIASTSTNLCAVLPFLFIGGLTGLLFQELIITISAAIFASMIIALTLVPALAARSRILIREGRSKRRWFDRVMRNTQAAYASALGIFLNRPGFTFCAFILALGLSVPVFMSGKQIFLPQLDNGLIRVIVSADTGISLPEMNAKTRLLETLFEQQEETETLYTLVGGSVFGRTQRETPSRSTITVQLKPLQQRSVSSQAWIQRMNKQIAALELAGLKVRMSQRGIRGIRTSRGDDDISLRLQGDDLQILKTLAEQLVDRVRSVSGLRNITHSAEDSVNEISLKLDRVRAAQLGVSQEDLVKAARISLQGQIISDFIEGDRSYDIRMRFNQTDINSPQALENILLFPQASSRPAVLLGDVAAIELLESPATIMRDNQMRIVEVTASLVEGATLGEVLNALDQVKTEFALPQGYTLYDGGARQALEEQNQLTLILLGLALFLVFVVMAIQYESLRNPLIIIFGVPFCAIGVALGIELLAVPLSMPVWLGMIMLTGIVVNNAILMVEYIEIARQQRKLGLRSAILTAARLRLRPVIMTTLSTVAGMFPLALGWGDGAEMLQPLAITVVWGLSFSLLVSLLLIPVVYQLVNRHQAPK